CTTCATGTACTAACTATTGTAGATTTTCTTCCTGTCATTCAGTACAGCAAATTGGCTGGAATGGTTTGCAGCTAGTTAGATCTACCCACGTTCAACAGCAATCACTAAATCAAAAACATATCTTAAGGAAAATAGTTTCTTGCCATTCACAGCCATCTACATGACATtgtaatattatttaaaataaaaattatataccATTCTATAAAATACTTCAATACTTGAAACATTTGATAGACAAAAATCATAGTTCCGAGGACTAACTTTAAATTACCTGAAAAAAAGTTGACCTAGTTTTATTATGCTTTGAGAACAGAGCATTTATTATACTGTTCCCCAGTTAGCACGTGTCACTCACCCTCCCAGTGAAGTGACAAAGCAATAACAAGGACACCCAACAGCTGTGTGACCAGAGTCCAGGCACTTCTGTGCCTCCTTCTCCACCTCGTACAGGACACCAGGGTCCAACTCCCACTTCACTGCTCAGATTAGATCCCATGCAGCCCACCCCTGCAGAAATATCCTGCAGCCACTTCTGTCATAACCCTAAGCCTCatcaaactgattttcaccaAGTTAGTTTTGTCCTAAGCACAAATGGAAGATGAACACTGCGATCACAAAAAATTATAAAGCCAACAGCATACCACTTCCAACAGAGAAAACTGACAGAGGTATTTTTAATTATCACAATTATAGGCCTATATTTTCTGATGACATAGGTTTCAGTGGAAAAAACCTTCTCTCCAACATAATCACTAATCATCAAAATGAAGTATGCAGAAAAGTTCTGAACAACAATTATCTTGCTCATTGATGCATCTGAATTATCAGCGTGAAATCCAACAAGATATTCACCTTAAAAATAAACATGCTAGACTGATAAAAAGTCTTCTATTTTAACACAAGTCAAAGAAATATATCTGCAAAACAGAGTACTTTGTTTCAAGAGGAACACCACTTTCCACACATTCATTTCACATAGATTACATTTATTTGGATGCTGGTTTACATAGAGGGGCAAGTTTTACAGTGAATGTGATGACATCACATTGCAGAGTCTTGAGCTTGCCTACAGCTTTGCCGTTTGCTGTTAGGAGTATTCACCACAGATCAGTTCCTGTGAGAGATTTAAAACACAAGTTACTTGATTCAAGAATACTACACTGCAGCTTCAAACAAAAGGTAATAACATTTAATCTCAGATCTGGAATAGAAACTGTTCTACTTCAAAGAGATTTCAGCTACTTGTGGTACGTGGAATGTCACAAATAAAGGTACAAGTAGCAATTATCTCTCACAGACAGGAGATAACCTTCATACGAATAAGGCTGCTGATTTGGGGAACAGTAATTCAGAGGGGCTAAGAGGAGAGTTAAGAAAACTGTGAACATCGGTACAGAAACTCAGCTGTTTTGCAGAAGTCCATAACAACTTTAACCAAAGCCCCAGTTGCTCAAAGCTGGGCTAGATGGAGACGACTAATGAAATTAAGCCTTTTCCTGTCCCACACGTAATCAGGATGCAGAGACACATTTGCACTAAACCAGAGATCAGTCCCAGTGTCGCACATGAAGATCAGAGCCGAGTTTTCTACAGAGTAGAAATGCGCCCAGCACTCACAGCCCGTCCTCAGCACTGGGAAAACAACGCTCCTCGTATAAAAAGCTACAATAAGGCACCCCAGCCCGTTCGGTTTACTTACGTTTTATTCCTTCTTGGGTTTCACAGTCTTCACGGTGGCCATCGCCGCCCTCTCTGCCTCTGCTTTGTACTGAGGCTTCATTGCTGCCCTCACCACCTGGGCGCAGATCTGGGAGTAGCGGATGTAACTACGGACAGGGCAGAAAAGCGGGGAAGAGAACGAAGGTGAAAACCGAACCCACCCCGGAAGCTTCTCCAGCCCCCCCAGAGTCACCGCTGGACCCCGCCAGCCCCCAATAAGCCGCCCCCGCCTCCGGCCGCCACTGCGATCACAAGGAAGCGGCGAGAGGGGCCGCGCCGGCGGTACCTGAGCCCGGCCTGCCGCCAGTACGCCACCATGGCTGCGGCTGCTCCGCTCCCGGCAAGGTCAGCGCCCAGCGGAAGGGGAAAGACCGCAGGGCTGCGCCCTAGCCAATCAACGAGCAGGAGTGATTCCCCTCCACCAATCCGAATCTGAATTACCTCACGGAAGCTCGCCAATGGCAACTAGGAAGCTGCGCCCCGCCCCTTCCCTCTGCTCCGGCCGTGGCCGGGGCGGGGCGATGCAGCAGTCGCAGCGCCGTGTTCCCCCCGGTACAAACTGCCTCGGAGAGGTCTGTGGACCTCCGTGTTCGGGAAAGATTCAGGTGCGAGCAGCTGGGACCTGCCCCGGGAGTAGGTCTGACCAGAGATTTGACTGGTAACAGGTCTGAGCCTCCTGTCCCGCTGCCCTCTTGCGACACCTGCGCTGTGCAGTCGAAGTCACAGCACAAACTGTTGCCATTCGCAGTAGGTCACCCACCCTCCACCCCGATGGAATAGCAGTGTTAAACACCAGCCAGGCAGGCTGGCGCCAGAGTCTTGGGACTTTTTAAATTGGTTGGAAGTAAGTGCTGAGGTACTAGCAGGCTgacttctgttcctacctccgcCATCAGAGTGGTTCCAAAGAATGTTTATCGATATGGTGATGGGCGCTATAGAAATATAGATATAAATTTAAATAACACACACGCACACCGTGTGTGTCGTCTTCCGTGAGTCAGAGCCGGTAATTTGCGGCAAACACACTACGCGGCAATTACctgaagaacagaaattaaaGCCTGAGTCTTCTCTGAGGCCAACGGCTAGCAATATAGCTCTTCCATTAGTTACATAGTAACTCATTCCTCAGTGGTACTATTGTCATCTAAGAATCCAAGTAAATGGTTAAAAGTATGTTTTTTCCAGAGAAATCAGTTGTTATTACCCCTCTCTGCCATTAGTTCTTACTTTTTCTACTTACAACTGTAAAGAAGAAAATGGTTTACAAGACTGTGGAGCCAAGGATTTTGATAACACAGACTCTTCAGTTTGGAGTTTTAATTGCTTATTTATTGTGTGAGCTATTTTTATCCTAATTTTGTGACAGACATGGCATATTGGAACAAAACTTTCCAacttataaaaaaataatttaaaaataatggttACGACAGTCAACGTTTTTAACACAGAAAGGGTGCCAATGATAGATACTGAAACAAGACACACTTGTTTTCTAAACCCAACTATAACAACGATAACAAAAAGATACAAGAAAGCACCAAAGACGTAAGGAACCCCTCTCTGCTACCTACGCAATGTATTTGATGCAACACACGTAACTGCACTACTTACATGTATTGATAAAGGGGATTTTATAAACAAATGCTGTTTTGATGGTAACATCTGACAGTTTGATAGATAGAATAATTATCAATAAGATTATTTTAGGCCTCATGGGAAAAATTATGCTAGTGGAGTTGGACGTCTTTCTTTCAGCCTcacgtccctctgtccctgccccacaccGTCTCTGGTTCCTCTCCCTGCCCTCTGCCTCTCACCTGCTCTTTTTTTCCCGAGTTTTCCCACCGTGTCTCTCTGCACCTCCATGTGAAATGCATCTGCCTGCAACTCAGTGCAATGCACTCAGATTTAAATCGTTATTGGAGATACACAACTTGGACGCAATTATTTGCACATTTTGCTCTGTTTACTATTTGTTGATCGTGAGAGATAAAAAATTCAGCCTCAATTAAAAAAGGTAAACCTTTGGGAGAGCTACCATGCATTAGATTAGTGACAGAAATTGTGCTCTACAAAAGTTCCAGAATATATATATTGATGTTTATGCAGCTGTAAAAAAGGCACCATTATAGATTTGTATAACCTGTTTTCATGCCCAGTTCTATTTAGATGCCAGGATGTATTTGTAAAGCCCTAAGCTTTCCTCGGGTAAGAACTTTCAGAGACAGAACTTAGAGCACATAAAAGAGGAAAGTTTAGAGACAGGTTGCAGAGAAAAGGAATATGTTAAGACAGTTAGATGCAGAGATCAAGAGAAGCTGAAGTGGTGTGATTAGCAACATCCAGAAATGTGAGAGTAGACAGGTCAGGGCGAGCTAAAGACGTGAGATTAGAAATGTCCAAAGAAACTGAGGAAGTGAGGGATGAAGCATCTTGAAAGGTGAGATGGGAGACATCCAGAAAGGGCGTAGAGATGGGATTAGAAGCATCCTCAGAGGCCGATGATAATTCAGAGCCCTGAAACACGGAATAGTTAAAATCGGTGAGATCTAGTGATTCTGAAGaggttgaggaggtgtggtctgagGCACCTAGTGAGGATGGAGGGATTGTACAGGAAATGTCCAAGGAAGCTGAGGAGCTGTGACTGGAAACATCGAGGGAGGGTGAAGAAGAGAGACTGGAGAGGTCGAGGGAGGGTGAAGAATTAGGACTGGAGAAATCCAGGGAGGGTATAGAGGCGAGACTTGAGAGGTCTAAGGAGATTGAAGAACTGTCGCCAGAGAGATCCAGAGAGCCTGATGAAGCGAGACTTGATAAGTCCAGTGAAATCGAAGAGGAGAAACTGGAGCGCTCCCAGGAATCTGAAGAGGTGAGACTGGAGAGCTCTAAGGAGATTGAAGAGCTACTGGAGAAGTCCGAAGAGGCTGAAGATGAGAGACTTGAAAGGTCCAGAGAAGATGAAGAAGTGAGACTGGAGAAGTCCACAGAGGATGAAGAGCTCAGACTGGATAAATCCAAAGAATCTGAAAAGGGGATTTTAAAGAGTTCCAAGGAGGCTGAAGTCTTGACACTGGAGGGGTCCAGGGAGGCCAAAAAAGTGAGACCAAGTAGGTCCAGGCAGACTGAAGAGATGACACTGAAAAGCCAAGTAAATCCACAACATGACTGGTGTTAAATCAGAAGTATTTTAAACTAAAGATCTCTAATAACatgccaaaagaaaacaaaaagacataATGAACCCAAATAATATTACTTTTGAAAATAACTAAACATACAGTTTTGATCTTTATGTCTCTTAGTTGTTTCTCTTTTGGTGCAGAAAAACTCTAGTAGTGAGAGCTCACCGACTTACTTGGAATATTTTCCTTCACAGAGGACCAGTACAGAAGTCCAAGGACAGAATAATATGTACAGAATCAGACATTCTTCTGTCCTGGCATGTCTCTCCTTATTCAACCAGATTTTAGCATCTGTGATAGCCTGACAAAGAATACCCTCCTGTCCAATGCCATCTCCCTGTCCTGAAGGTCTGGAATAAAATAATAGTTATGAAACAGAATAGATATTAAAATGGTTTTGCTCTTCTTTTCCAGATACCATAGGATATTCAGATACTGGGCTGCTTACTGGTTATGGAGAGATAAAAAAATGCAGTTGTAAATGGCAACAAGTCAAACTGGGCCTCTGACTATAAAGGTGAGAAGGATTAGTTCCTTTTGATTCGTAACATCTAACTAGAAATTTGCATCTTCCTGATGATGCTAGCAAAAATGgcaaagaaaacagtatttttctctgCAGCGTGTGCgggttttatttttgaaagctaGCAGTATGCAAAACTGATTCTGTGACTAAGAAATACACATTTCAGCAACATCAGTTTTACTTGTTTTTCAGATAAAAAGAGGTCttcttttattacttttattttgtaCCTCTGGACATGAAACCTGCACTTTAATAACAGTAATTTTTATTTGTGGTTAGTTTGAGTTGTCGAATAAAAATAACCAAAGGCAGACATCTAATTAAAAAGGGAACAGACCAGCTTATATTTCAGTACATAAAGGTGCATCTAATTATAGTATGAGTAGATCAAGAGGCTGATCTACAGCTGCCTTTGCTCATCTCAAGACTGCTGCAAAACAGAGAGTACTTGAAACCTGCTGTTGCCTTTCCAGACACAGGAATGCACAGAAGTTTTTCAGAGAGtcatcacaaaaatattttatggacCAAGAGAGGGAAAGATATACACGTACACGAGGCCGCAGCTTTTCAGGTGAATACACCCAAGCTTTGCCTGTGTTATTACACAACTGATGTCCAGATGCATATATAATGGATTTAACATAATCACCATGGGCGGAACTCCCACTGAGGTCACCTCTTAGCTGAAGCAGGTGTCTGCTGAACACAGACTGAAGGTGACAGGAATGATATGCATTAAAATTGTGGGGATTTAGCACAACACAAATtaccaaactaaaaaaaaagaaatggttaTATACCAATGATGAGACCCAAAATAGTTCTTGAATacacttaatattttttaataatgcaTCTGTAATTTTAGAGCTCATGCAGCATGGTTGTAATTCTATCAAGAGTACAAggcaaaacaaaagcattttccttaACATGCATGATTTGTGATGAAATTACAAGTTTGCTTGCTGCTCTGTTATCTTcatagagaaaataaataatcccttaaaaaaaaaccccgctTGCTACCTAACAACACTATCATTTTGTGactggttttaattttaaaagtttctcAAGTGCATTGTACAGGGGAGAATAATACAAAAGGCAAATTACAATATAATAAAAAGCCAGGATCAATGTGATTTCCAACAGAAGCTCCATAGTCTTTTCACTGTGTTCCTTCTGCCTTAATTTAAAATGGCAAAGTTATTGTACTTTTTCCTATGAAATAACAATGTCAAGAAACACGGAATTATGCTCACTATTGTATAAAAAGTACAGGTCAGTAAGAATGCTTCCTACCTTTGATAGCTGTGGATTTAGCTCCTTTCTCTGCCTGCGTAAGccatgctgggctgtgctggtaaAGCTCTGCTGTTCTCTCTGCTGATGACCCTAATCTGTTCCACGGCTGCTGGAAATCATGCCATGCTGATGACAATACGGGTCATCTCCTAGTAAATCTCCTCTTCGCTACGTCCAGCACTCCGCACAGAGCACCAGCAAAAAACCTGCTCCGAAATCAGCTCTAATCTTAAAGTTGCAGTTCTGTGCTGGTTGCTATTACGGGACAACATTTGGAAGGTTGGTTGATGAAGCAGATGAAGATGTTAGTTTTTCACTTTTGGACACCTGGATTCAAAGTAAAAAGAAATGTGCAATGTCATCCAAATTCTCAGCAGTCCACTCTACAAAACCAGGCATAAAGATTCTCTGGAGGGACCCAAGATCTGCAGAGCAGAACTCAGGTACACACAAGTTTTAAGAATCTTATGGGTTAGTTCCTGTGTTAATGTGTTTAATAACTTTTGTTGGCTATGTTACTTTTAAAATGCTATGATTAAATAGTTTGATAATGCAAAACATTCTGTCCACAGTTGATAATATtgaacaaaaattttaaaaacagcTAGGTGACTTAAATGTCTGGAGACCATTTTAAGACATCTAAAAGTCTCGTAGATGCTTACGCTTCTTTGAAAGACAAAGGAAACTTGGCATCCTAGGTGAATAAGGGCCATTGCATCTCACTTTGCAGGTGGGGAAATAACATCATGTGTGCAGTAGCGCATTGCTTCCATTTGTTCTACCTGTTCTTTCACAGGAAAAGCAGGGAAATTGCATAGCTTGCTAATATCCCTCAAAACTGGCAAttataaacagagaaaataaaaccataCAGGGCATCAGGCAAAGAAGGTTAAGTGCTTCTAGTACTTCAGCTAGATCATTCAGAATATGACATGGctataaattataaataaattcCAAATATGGGCTCTGATACATAATTCCTTACTCCAAATTTTACAACATACCTACTAGATTTTGTGGCAACAGCTATATGTAAATGAGTGTAAATCTAGATAAACCAAAGCAGTTATCTTACAGGTAAATAGTATCAACATA
The DNA window shown above is from Patagioenas fasciata isolate bPatFas1 chromosome 16, bPatFas1.hap1, whole genome shotgun sequence and carries:
- the ATP5F1E gene encoding ATP synthase subunit epsilon, mitochondrial, producing MVAYWRQAGLSYIRYSQICAQVVRAAMKPQYKAEAERAAMATVKTVKPKKE